ATGTAGCATCGATATCCTGCCGGTCGCGGTTAGTCAAGATTAAGGTATTGGCAATAAACTGAGTCCCCTCTCCACTGGGCTCCAGTTGACCCGCAATGCGACTGCCTCGGGGAATCAAGATCGTGCCTCTAGAGTTACGGACATTCTCGACCACCGTCAACGTCACAGGCAACGTTTCATCGGGCTTGAGAATGATTCGCTCAGCGCCTTGGTAGGCAGCAGGAATCACCGTGCCGGAGCTTAGGGCCACTCGGTTGGACCGGGGAAAGCTTTGGGCTTGGACTGGCAGAGCTTCCATAAGAGGTGCAACACCAGCACTACAAATCCCCAACGCCAATAGCGCTGCTAACCCGGCTTGAGAAGTTGGTCGATGAATAGTCATGGGATTGTCCTCGCATGAAATACGTTGCACTTTGTCCTTGCATACTTTGAAGACAAAGAGTTGACGAGGAATGTTCCTGACGGTTAAGGCGAATTACGATGACTCTGACTGGACATAATACTGCTCTGCTACCTGTTTAAGCCGCTGTAACTGACTCTGCATGTCTCGACGAGTCAGTTTCGCCGCAAAGGTCTGAAAACCGAAGGCAACAATCGGATTCTCCATCCGAAACTCAAACCGATTAATCAAACGAGTGCCCCCAATCTCGGGTTGGCATTGCCAGCGATCCCGTCCTTGGAAAAAACCGTCAAAAGCCCAAACCACAAGCCCCTCCTGCCGTTCAATCACACGACTCTGTAATGTAGGATTGAGCAGCGGGATGCGAATCATAAAGCGGGTTTGGCTATCTAGCTGTGAACTCCATTCCCCTACCGGTTCACACTTTAGAAGGGGGTTGAGCCAACGATGCATCAGCTCTTGGTCGGTAATCGTTTGATCGACGATGGCAATCGGGGCATCGATGTAGACAGATTGTTCAAATGTGGTTGTGTCTGCCATATTCAGTAGAAAAACGGTTGGCAATTGCTGAATCAAACACGATGTTAAAACAAGCAAACGTTGTGCGGCGCTGCATCGTGCAATAGCCTTGGCAATCTTACTTTAGAGTATGTAGGGGCGCTTGGGTACTGAATTCTCTTGGGTTCGATGAATCTGAGGTCTTCAGATCAAGAATGATTGCCGACACATTGGCTGTAGATTTGCCATAATCATCCAAACTATCGTTCAGCCGTGGAATAGCGATTCACCATAGGAGACAGTTTTGAATTTTTCACGACGCCATTTCCTCTCTATTGCGGGAGCAAGCTTAACGGGAACTCTCATCAGTGCTCCCCTATCGCGCCTATTTACCCGAGTAGCAAACGGTTTATCCATTCACACTGAAGGATATGGTCCGCTGATTCCCGACCCCAACAGACTCCTAGATTTACCTCGTGGCTTTCAATATCGAGCGTTTTCCCATACTGGAGAACGGATGAGCGATGGTTTTCCAGTGCCTGCGAAACATGATGGAATGGCAGCCTTTCCTGGCCCCAACAATACGACTATTCTGATTCGTAATCATGAATTAAGTCCGAACCAGACCCCATCTGTACAGGGGGGCAATGCTTATGATTCGCAATGTACTGGAGGGACAACCACCCTGGTGCTGAATGCCCAGCGTCAGTTAATCCGGCACTATGCCTCTCTGACCGGTACCTATCGCAACTGTGCCGGTGGACCCACCCCTTGGGGATCGTGGATTAGTTGCGAAGAGAATACGTCCACGCCAGAGAGCGACCCGGCGGTTAGCAAGCGGCATGGCTATAACTTCGAAGTGCCGATTCAAGCCACGGGACCAGTTGAACCCAAACCACTAGTGGCAATGGGGCGCTTTAATCATGAAGCGGTTGCCATCGACCCTGATAGCAATATTGTCTACCAAACAGAAGATCGTGGAGATGGGCTGTTCTATCGTTTCCGTCCCCAGAAACCGCAAAATTTGCAGGCTGGGGGAGTGCTCGAAGCTTTGAAAATTAAAGGGCAACCTCAACTCAATACCAAACAGGATATTCCTGTTGGTCAACCGCTGCCTGTGGAATGGGTGCGAATTGAAAATCCTGATCCATTAACCGATACCGTGCGAGCGGAGGGATATGCCAAAGGTGCTGCTCTGTTTAGCCGTGGGGAAGGCATTTGTCTGGGTAAAGGCGAGGCGTTGTTCTGTTGTACGAGCGGGGGTGTTGCTAGCCTCGGCCAAATCTGGCGGTATACCCCAGATGCCGACGGGGGTACCTTGACCTTATTTGTTGAGCCCAATAATCCAGGAGTCTTGGACTATCCTGATAACTTAACGATGGCTCCTTTTGGCGATCTGTTCCTGTGTGAGGATGGGCGAGGTGAACAATTTATTCGAGGTATCAATCAACAGGGACAACTCTATTCATTTGCCCGGAATGCCTTAAATGATAAAGAGCTAGCAGGCGCCTGTTTTTCAACTAATCCCTTGACGCTATTTGTGAATATCCAGACCCCTGGGATAACCTTTGCTATTTGGGGACCTTTTGCTCAGGCTTAGATTTAAAACTTTGGATGTGATCAAAACAATTTGGCTGAATAAATATAAACTGGTGAAGAAAAAAGATCACATCGAGTGTCAAAATTCGGCAATATTGGGTCAAGATTATGCGAAAAGCATGTCTTTTGGATCTGAAAGTAGAACAGCTTTATATCTGTGGCCTAGCCGTCTTGATATCGATCACCATGGTTACCAGAGCCTTATGTTTTAAATAGTTATAAACAGCTGATGTTATCTCTAAGGTATGGATACCAATAAGTCTGTATAACTACTCACTTTATGCGCCTAAGTTTGAGATGACGAGATGCATTAACGCTTCTTGTTTTACCCTAGTCCCATTGACTGCATGGATTCAGAAACCAATCTTTCTTCGCTACAACTGACCTGCCCTATTTGCGACCAAAGCAGTGTGCGCTTATTTCGCAAGAATAGCTATTGGATACGAGAATGCGATCGCTGTCATCACCAATTTGCAGAAGAACAACCCACTGCCAAAGGTGTTAGCCAAATATATGACGGCCAGTATTTTCAGGGGGATGGCCCCGGCTATATCGATTACTTAGCGGAAGCCGAATTATTGCAACAACTCGGCCAATATTACGCAGATAGATTGGCGTATTATGTGTTGCCTGGCACCGTTTTGGATGTGGGGGCTGCTGCTGGCTTTATTCTCAAAGGGCTGATGGATTCGGGATGGCGGGGAGAAGGGCTAGAGCCGAATCCCCGCATTGCTGAATTTGGTCAGCAGCAGTTGGGATTAAAAATGACCGTGGGCACCCTCGAAAACTATCCCACATCCGATCGGTTTGAGCTGGTGATGATGGTGCAAGTGATCCAACATTTCTACAATTTGAAACTAGCGCTGCATACCGCCAGTATGGTGACGAAACCCGGAGGGTATTGGTTGATTGAAACATGGGATCGCTCCAGTCTACTGGCTCGGATGCGAGGCCAAAATTGGCATGCCTATACGCCCCCGAGTCGTTCCCATTGGTTTTCGCCCCCCGAATTAGAACGCCTCGTTGCCCAATATGGGTTTCGGGAAGTGGCGCGGGGCAGCCCTAGCAAGTGGATGAATGGTCAGTATCGGAAATCGGTATTGCGATACCAACTGATGGATAAGGCTTGGGGAAAGGCCGTCGCCCAAGGCTTGAATTTGATGCCTGACCAAATGAAAACCCCCTATATAGGCGGCGATATCTTTTGGGGTCTCTATCAAAAAGCCGTTTAAGGTGGGCTGCACCGCTGCCGTTTCTGCGGGATTTTTAAAGTGACGACTGGGGTCAAACTGCACTTTGGTATGGTGCACAATAAAGTGATGCTTGCCCAATTTACTTTCATTTGAGGTGTCCATGGCCACTGATAATCCCACTAACTCTGAGAAAGACAAAGCCCTAGGCGTTGTGCTGAATCAAATCGAGCGCACCTTTGGTAAGGGATCGATCATGCGCCTGGGAGATGCCGCCCAGATGAAAGTGGAGACGATTTCTAGTGGTGCCTTAACCCTTGATTTAGCTTTAGGCGGCGGCCTGCCCAAAGGCCGGGTGATTGAGATTTATGGCCCTGAAAGTTCCGGTAAAACGACCTTGGCTTTGCATGCGATCGCAGAAGTGCAGCGATCCGGCGGTATTGCCGCGTTCGTCGATGCTGAGCATGCCCTTGATCCCACCTATGCCTCAGCTCTTGGGGTAGATACAGAGAACTTACTCGTCGCCCAACCTGATACTGGAGAATCTGCTTTAGAAATTGTCGATCAGCTGGTTCGCTCTACAGCAGTGGATATTGTCGTCATTGACTCTGTAGCGGCCCTAGTTCCCCGAGCTGAAATTGAGGGGGATATGGGCGATTCCCACATGGGACTGCAGGCCCGCCTGATGAGCCAGGCCCTACGAAAAATTACCGGCAACATTGGTCGTACTGGTTGTACAGTGGTATTTCTCAACCAGCTTCGCCAAAAAATTGGTGTCACCTATGGCAACCCTGAAGTCACCACGGGGGGTAATGCCCTTAAGTTCTATGCTTCCGTACGTCTAGATATTCGCCGCATCCAGACCTTGAAAAAAGGAACAGAAGAGTTTGGGATTCGAGCCAAGGTCAAAGTGGTTAAAAATAAGGTGGCTCCTCCTTTTCGGATTGGAGAGTTTGACATTATTTTTGGTCAAGGCATTTCTACCCTCGGTTGCCTATTAGATATGGCTGAAGAAACTGAGATCCTGATTCGCAAAGGGGCTTGGTATAGCTATAACGGCGAAAATATTGGCCAAGGTCGAGACAATACCGTTCGTTATATGCAAGATAATCCCGAGTTCACAGAATCTCTAACTCAGCAGGTGAGAGCCAAGCTAGATACGGGAGCGGAAGTCTCGGCTAATACCGTCGCTTCCACGAAAAAAGGAAAAAAAGCGAAATCCGAGTAGGCCAGGTTCTATCTATTCCCGGCAACGCTTTGACTTTCTGACATTATCCGTCAATCTTCTGTGCGCCCGGCTGACCATTCTTGATTTGAAAGGACGCCAATGTGCGCACGGGTGCTCCTGGCTTTTCCACCTGATCCACCACTCGCAACTGGGTGGTCCACTGTTCGGGGGTTACCTCACACACTACATAGCCTCGATACCGGCTCTCAAAGAACTTAATGTGGGGGTTCACTTTTAAGGCCAAGGTAAATAAGTCAGGGTTGGGGCCACGGGAGCTGATCGACGTGCCCACAATCTCCGTTGCAACCACGGGGGATTGCGAATCTTGAAAATCTGATTTCAAGTCGGTGACCCAAAATGAGTGGATATCGCCACCAATGACCACAGGGTTCTTGGGTTGATATTGGGTGATGCCCTTGAAGATGCGATCGCGGGTGGCAGCATAGCCATCCCAGCCATCGGTCCAGTGCCCAGCCAGTGGGCCTATCCCTTGGTTCAATTCAGCCATCAACATTTGCTGAGCAATGACTGTCCAACCCGTAGACGAATTTTTTAACCCATCCAACAGCCAGTCTTCTTGCTCAAATCCTAATAATGAGCGCTTTGGATCCAAGCGCTCGGCACAATTGAAAACGACCTGCCCCCCTCCTTTCCCGTTCTGATCACAGGCTTGATCATCACGATATTGGCGAGTGTCTAGGCAGTGGAATTCAGCTAAATCACCAAAGCGAAAGCGTCGATAGAGCTGTAAGTGATCACCTTGGGGTTGGGCGGTGGGGCGTAAGGGTAGATGTTCATAATAAGCTTGATATGCTGCTTGCCGACGACGTCGAAAAACAGCTGGATCTGCAAAGTCCTGAGACTCATTATTGGCATAATCATTTTCAACTTCATGATCATCCCAAATGCAGATAAAAGGGAATGCTGCATGGGCCGCTTGTAAGTGCGGATCACTTTTGTACAGGGCATAGCGCCAACGATAGCTCTTGAGATCGACTGGATTGGGACCGACATGTTGGCGGGGACGACCAGATCGTGACTTCCCTTCATAGATGTAGTCCCCCAAATGCAGCACTAAATCCAACTCCTCTTGGGCCAAGTGCTGATAGGCCGTGTAATGGCCATATTCATAGTGCTGACAAGAAACGTAGGCAAACTTGAGTTGTTTGGCCTGAGACTCTAGGGCTGGCATGGTACGGGTCCGACCAATGGGACTGATTTCATCTCCTGCTTGGAACTGATACCAATACCACTGACCTGGAGATAAATTCTCCACCACCACATGCACCGAATGCCCCCACTGTGGAACGGCTTGGACGGTTCCCTGTTGAATGACCTGTGTCATCTGGGCATCCGTCGCAATTTTCCATTGAACGGGAATTGCAACGGCAGGTATGGGTTGCCCAGATAACGGATTGGGGGCTAGCCGAGTCCATAACACGACACTATTCGACTCTGGGTCACCCGAAGCCACCCCTAAGCTAAAGGGATAAGCAGAAAACTTGGGCTGTGCTAGCAGAGGCAGCCGTTGGTCAGACCAGAGGACCCATCCCATGGCACCACCAGCAGTCAACAAAAATTGCCTACGGTTGAACATGCTTACGTCTCTAAAAGTGTAAAATTTGGCTATCAATACTTTGATGCAAATTTGAGGCTGAGGTTGCTTGGATTGAAGTTGTCGCCTGTAATGCAATCACTATTCTGATGGAGATTCATCTTGATAGATCGGCAATTGATGTTGCATCAGGAAACCCTCCCCAAGGCTAGCCGCTTCGGATCCAGAGTTGTTTAACTTCAATAGGTTGAGGTGGCCAAAGGGTGGAGCTGAAACAAGGTGGTGAGAGATATCCAGTACGCTGATGGTTCGGATTCTAGCTGTATTGAAGTCAGTATCAATTTCTGCATCAGAGAGAATCATGACATTACGGCGTATACCCATTGCAATTCAGTTAGATAGCGTCTGTCCTGCACGAAAAATTGGGCGATGTCTGCGTTCCTGTACATCGTGAAAGATAGCCTTGATCGTGATTTCCAGAATTCATAACTAAACGTTATGACAACCTAAACACGAATTAATATTCCGAATCGAACGTTCTCAATTATGATCAAAGGAGTTACTGTTCTTAATCAAATCTTTAGATCACCCCTTTAAGAAACATTTTTATACCGTTGTCTAGGGAGTCAACTCATGGCTACATCCGAGAAAAAACCTGCAGAAGGTGCAATTGAACTCTATCAAACCCCTCCTCTACCCCAAAATCGTCCGATTGCAGCAAGAACATTAGAAGTGGTAGATACCTCAAGCTTGCCTGGCAACCGTCCCATCACTGCGGTCCATCTAGAAGTGGTCGATACTGACACCTTGCCCAACCATCGTCCCATTATCCGTTCTGGGTTAGATATTGTGGATGAAGAAAGTCTTGTCGGTCATCGCCCTATTGTGAATATGGGTTTACCCTTGGTTCCCTCCCCTAATCTCCCCAATAATCGTCCCGTCGCAACTGAACCCATCTACGATCCAGCTGATTTGATGGGCTATATCGACTAATCGTTCATTAACCTTAATAATGAGTGCAATCGTCTAGGGCAGGGGAGTATTCCTTGTCCTGGTCTGTTCTATACCCTTTTCAAAAAAGACCTGGCAAAATAAAGTAAGGTGACTTCCGCTTAAACTTTGTCTAAATCAAAGTATTGCCTAAGCCCATCTTTCTGTAATTGAGTATGCCAAACCTCAATGAATGCTATCGCACCTTAGAGTTGAGGACTGGCGCGTCTTTAGAAGAGGTCAGTCAAGCCTATAAAGATTTAGTTTTTATCTGGCATCCTGATCGAATTCCTCAAAGCCGCGAGCGTTTGCAGCAAAAAGCCATCGCTAAGCTTCAAGACCTCAACGAAGCTCGTGACTATCTGCAATCCTATCTACAGCGACGTCAAAATTTGCGTTCAGCCCGTCGTCCTGCCCAGAAAGCGGCTGCAGCAGGCCAGGCTCGAGCAGCGAGTTCACCTGCGGCTGCAGCAGGCCAGGCCCGAGCAGCGAGTTCACCTGCCCCTGCAAAAACGACAAGACGCACGGCGCCACCCCGCACATCCCAACCGTCTCAAGAACGCCAATCTCCAGCGGCCAAAAAGTTTCGGCAGCGAACCAAAGCAACTCAACCCCCCGCAAGTTCTGTTCCTAAAGCTCCAAAGGCTGCTCCGGCACAGCCTAAGCCTTCTCAACCCCCTGCTGCGACTTCTTCTCCTCCCGATTCTGCTGCTAAACGAGCCGCCAAACGATGGCGAACAGGCCGAGGTACAGCTCCTGCCAAAACAGCTCCTGCAGCAACCAAGTCTTCCTCTCGCCCCCTCACTCCAGACCATAGTGGTGTTGATTGGCAGGGTGCTGATTTACAAGAACGGGATTTTTCGGGACGGAATTTGAGTCAGGCCAATTTAGCGAATACCAATCTCAAGGATGCTTTTCTCCATAAGGTGAATTTGTCAGGTGCTAATTTGACGAATGCTAACTTGACCCGAGCGAATCTGCTGCAGGCCAATCTCACCCAGGCAAACTTGCGAGGTGCGAATCTAACGGGGGCGGATTTGAGTGGTGCTGATCTGCGAGGCGCAGATTTTACAGGGGCCAGTATGGGTATTGGCAAAAAGGTGATGGTAAAGCTAACGGGTGCTCGTCTATCTGGAGCGATTATGCCCAACGGTACAATCCATACCTAGACTGGTTTGGTGGTGAAGATTTAGAAGGTGAGACACTTTAGAGCAAGGCTTCTATTCTCAATTCTGTCGACCATTGTCGTCATGACACCACGATCCAAGGCAAATTAGTCACAATAAATGAAGTGCTCTTAAGGGACATGCTGGATGAGACTGTTCCCTGGTAGTTGTGGAAAACGGTCATTCAACTATCGGAATAGAGCATAGAGTTGAGGGAATCGCCGATATTCTCAGCGCCTGTTCGCTGACATCATTCAGCATGGTTGAGTATGAAAGGATGATTGGTCTTCATCTACGCATTCTATCTGCTTGGCCCAGCATGGAGTTCAACACTACAATCCACACATTTTAGGTATCAATACAATGGCGTTTGATTTGGAAAATATCCCTTCTCAGCAAGGCAAAGTTGCCATTGTGACTGGGGCCAACACGGGCTTGGGCTATGAAACGGTGAGTTATCTAGCTCGAAAGAAGTGCAAGGTGATTATGGCTTGCCGTAACGCTGATAAAGCTGCTCAAGCTAAAGCTGAAATCGAGGCTAAAGTGCCGGTCGCGGATTTAGAGATTCTCCTGATCGATTTATCTGATTTATCGTCTGTGAGAGCCTTTGCCCAAGCCTTTCGACAGCAATACGACAGACTCGACCTTCTCATTAACAATGCTGGCATTATGTGGCCACCCTATTCCCTGACGGTGGATGGGTTTGAGAGCCAGATGGGGACTAACTACTTGGGCCATTTTCTCCTGACCGCATTGCTGTTGGATCTGATGCCGAATACGCCAGACTCTCGTGTGGTGTCCCTGAGTAGTAATGCTCATCGGCTGGGATCCGGAGAAATCAATTTTGGCGATCTGCAATCGGAACAGAACTATTCCAAAACAGGGGCCTATTCCCAGAGCAAGTTGGCCTGTTTGATGTTTGGGAATGAATTACAACGGCTGTTAGAGCAAGCAGGCAAAAAAATCTTGTCTGTCACTGCTCATCCTGGCGTCTCCAACACGGACTTAGCCAGACATATGCCCCAGTATCAGATTGCACTGGTTCAATATACGATTGGTCCGCTGCTCTGTCATGCTCCAGATAAGGCTGCCATGCCGACGGTGATGGCTGCTCTGGCCCCAGATGCCCAAGGAGGAGAATATTTTGGTCCTCAAGGGTTTTTGGAAATGAAAGGGAAACCTGGACGAGCAACCCAGTCTGACTATGCTCAAAATCAAGCTGCTGCAGAAAAGCTCTGGCAGGTCTCCGAACAGTTAACGGAATGTAGGTTTGCAATTGCTAGAGATCAAGAGGTGACCACGCCATAGTCAATCAATTGCTGAAACATATCTGAGAGAGAAGTAGCAAGGGAACGATAGGTGAGGCCTAACTCGCGAATGCTCTTGCTGTTGTCTACGCCAAAGGGGACGCCGACATTTCTAGCAATGATTTTCCGCGTCATACTGCTATCCAACAAGGGCCCCACCAGCCAAACGAGTGCTTTGGGCAGAATACTGTTGGGAAATGGATAGGTATCGCCAAAGTGGGCGCGTAGGATGTCGGCTAGCTTAGGAAAATTTGTGTTGTACCCAGAGGTGATATGGCGACCTTGGGCAGAAGGGGTAAATCCTGCCGCCATATGAGCTTCTGCCACATCCCGCACATCCACAACGCCAATCTGATAGTCTGGTACGCCCATTTTCATGGTGCCGTCTCCCAGTTGTTTGATCAGGGCAAAAGACTCGGATGTGGCAAAGGGGTTTATCCCCGGTCCCAAGACGAGGGACGGATTAATGATGACTAAGTCCCAGCGATTTTGAGCCTGGGCAATGTCCCATGCTTCTTTCTCAGCTAAGGTTTTGGAATAAGAATAGGGCTGGTGGGTAAGGGAAGAGGTGGTATTCCAGTCTGCTTCGGTAAATAGATCGCCCTCGACTTGCTCTAGGTCAGCGCTGTCTCCATAAATAGCTGCACAACTGCTGGTCACCACTACTCGTTGAACGGAGTTGGTTTGGTTCGCTTGCTCTAAAACATTGCGGGTGCCGAGCTGGGCGGGTTCAATCAGATCTTTTTGTGGGTCATCGACAGCAATGGTGAAGGGAGAGGCGGTATGAAACACGACTGTACATCCCTCCATGGCTTCAGCGTAGGAACCGAGGGCTAATAAGTCTGACTGGAAATATTGGAGTTGGCCTGACGTGTTCTCCGCTAAAGCATTGAGATATTTAAGCTTTTCGGTATTGCTAGGATCACGAACGGCGGCGTGAACGGTAAAGCCTTCTTCGAGTAAACGCTTGACGAGCCATCCGGCGACGTAACCTGTGGCTCCAGTGACGAGCACGGGGGCTGAGGTATCGTAGGTGGGGTTGGACATACTACTTCTCTATTGCTGCAGGATTAAGCGGAACACCGTTATCCCGTAGAGTAGCGCATTCATTGAGCGGGTGCTGTAGCAAGTTTCTAAGGGTGTATAGGGTTGAGATCTCAACCCTATACACCTGCTAGGCAGGATGGGCTTGATAATATGGATTTCACCTGTGAGAAGACTGACCGTGTTGAAAATCTAGAATCGATCTAACCGCAGCACTTCGAACAAAATGCACTTTTACCATGGCTGAGATCTACATCCTGACATCTGATGGTGTGCCGTTGGCGCAGTTTGAGAATGAAGAATCAGATATGTGGTATCTCATGGGGAAAATTTCACCCATCCAATCGAGTCTGGTGACTCTAAATGAGATTTTTCAGGCGACCCAGGATCTGGATTTCAAAGCTGTGATGTGTGATTGGTCTCAAGGGTATCGGTGTGAGTTGAAGGCTGAAGTCAACATAATTCCATGTGTACTGATGGAATGCAATCCACAACAAGCCATTCTCAGAATGCTCACTGCCCGGGATTTGAATTCCTCCCAGAAGCACCTCGATTCCAGCATTTTGGGTTGCCAATATTCATCGTTACTCTTGAGGGGATGTTGTTTTCGCGGTTATCAAATACAGTAAGGGGCCGAACGAGCCCGTGAACACCGTGACTAATACCCAAGGCCAAGGATTCCGATTACTTTTCCTCGCCTCTGGAATGAGCCAGCTCAATACCAGGACCAGAGCGATCCCTAAATCAGTGAAGACTTGCCAACCGGCTGGGCTATAGCGGTGATAATCTAAAATGCCGAGATAGCCCACCTGGGTCATGGCATACCCTGACAGAAGAGTAAAAGGCATCAGAATGATGAGTGCTATTTGCTTGTTGACCATAACAAACTCCTTGCATGTGATTTGCATCCATCCTCACCTCTCTTTTGAATGGCAGCAATAACCTCACAGGTCATTGAATTCATGATGGGTCTTGGTTGAGAATAGAGGGCAGAGTGGAGAAATGTATGACCTCTCCCAGCACGCTAAACTTTCAACATATTTGCCGCCATTGGCGTAAGTTCAGAAAGCTATCGCAACTGGATTTAGCTTTGGCGGCTAATGTGTCGCAGCGCCATGTCAGTTGGCTAGAGACTGGGCGTAGTCATCCTAGCCGAGAAATGATTGGGCGTCTCTCTGATGCCATGAATATTCCCTTACGGGAAAGGAATATCTTGTTACAAGCTGCTGGCTATGCCGCAGACTATCGTGAAACGCAATTGGATGCGCCCATAATGGCCCCAGTGCTTGATGCGCTGAATCATATATTGCAACACCATGCCCCGTTGCCTGCCTTCATTGTGGATCGCTACTGGAATGTGAAAAAGGCCAATCAGGCAGCAGAACTATTGCTCAATATAGGGGGAAACCCCCAAGCGCTTCAGGAAACAATGGGGACGGATGGGGGACTTAATTTAGCCTTGCTGACCGTTCATCCCGAGGGGCTCAGGCAATATATTACCAATTGGGCGCAGATCTTACCGTCTATCATCCGTCGTCTTAGGAGTGAATCTCTGGCATCGGGCAATCGAGCCATTCAGGATCAATTCGCCCAATATATCGAATTAGCTGCCCCAGAAGGTTATAGCGAGCCAGATAGTGACAGTTTGCTGCCTGTTTTGCCCTTAGAACTGAATATTAAGGGTTTAGAACTGAGTCTATTCTCAATTATTGCCACCTTTGGTACGCCCCAGGACATCACGACGGATGAACTCCGGATTGAAACCTTCTATCCCACTGACACTAAAACCGAACAATTCTTTCGGAACTATAATTTTGAGAATTCCGTTTAAGATAAAATGCCCTACTCCTAGCCCCAAAACGCATTGCCCAATGCTCAGCCAAGTGTTTAATGCAACTATCGAGTCTAGATGAGTTCCCTCAGCAGGGCTATCATTGCACTCCCTGCGATGTGAGTGCCGACCTTAACATTGCAGCGTTTCTATTCCCCAACGATAGTGAGCTTTGCCCACTGTTGATGATCATTGTTTGTAAATAGCTGTAGAGCATCCCCAGCAAAATCTGGATGGGGGGTGCCCAGTTCGTAGATGGAATTTTTGGTGGTTACATACACCCGTCCTGCTTTAGTTAGACACCCCTTAATGGGCGAAGATTTCAGCTTTTTTCCAGCAGGATACTTGGAATGGTTAAATATTTGCCCCTGAATAACCACTTGATCGCCGATGTTAACGCAAAGCCAAGATTCGATAATTGGTAAGCTGAGAGTTGCGGTATTGGATGTAGTTAAAGTGGGCTGAGAATTCTCTAAATAATAGTCTGTGATGTCATCAGCAATCATGATCAAGCTCGGTAGGAGTGATGCTCGGGGATGAGTGTTGTGATTAAACGACAACACAACATTTATGGGGCTAGCTATATCTAGTCTAAGCAGAATGTCTCTCAGAAAGTACAGTAAGAATGCGGAAATCTACGCTAGCTAATATGTTTTGTT
The Acaryochloris marina S15 genome window above contains:
- the recA gene encoding recombinase RecA; protein product: MATDNPTNSEKDKALGVVLNQIERTFGKGSIMRLGDAAQMKVETISSGALTLDLALGGGLPKGRVIEIYGPESSGKTTLALHAIAEVQRSGGIAAFVDAEHALDPTYASALGVDTENLLVAQPDTGESALEIVDQLVRSTAVDIVVIDSVAALVPRAEIEGDMGDSHMGLQARLMSQALRKITGNIGRTGCTVVFLNQLRQKIGVTYGNPEVTTGGNALKFYASVRLDIRRIQTLKKGTEEFGIRAKVKVVKNKVAPPFRIGEFDIIFGQGISTLGCLLDMAEETEILIRKGAWYSYNGENIGQGRDNTVRYMQDNPEFTESLTQQVRAKLDTGAEVSANTVASTKKGKKAKSE
- a CDS encoding alkaline phosphatase PhoX, whose translation is MNFSRRHFLSIAGASLTGTLISAPLSRLFTRVANGLSIHTEGYGPLIPDPNRLLDLPRGFQYRAFSHTGERMSDGFPVPAKHDGMAAFPGPNNTTILIRNHELSPNQTPSVQGGNAYDSQCTGGTTTLVLNAQRQLIRHYASLTGTYRNCAGGPTPWGSWISCEENTSTPESDPAVSKRHGYNFEVPIQATGPVEPKPLVAMGRFNHEAVAIDPDSNIVYQTEDRGDGLFYRFRPQKPQNLQAGGVLEALKIKGQPQLNTKQDIPVGQPLPVEWVRIENPDPLTDTVRAEGYAKGAALFSRGEGICLGKGEALFCCTSGGVASLGQIWRYTPDADGGTLTLFVEPNNPGVLDYPDNLTMAPFGDLFLCEDGRGEQFIRGINQQGQLYSFARNALNDKELAGACFSTNPLTLFVNIQTPGITFAIWGPFAQA
- a CDS encoding SRPBCC family protein codes for the protein MADTTTFEQSVYIDAPIAIVDQTITDQELMHRWLNPLLKCEPVGEWSSQLDSQTRFMIRIPLLNPTLQSRVIERQEGLVVWAFDGFFQGRDRWQCQPEIGGTRLINRFEFRMENPIVAFGFQTFAAKLTRRDMQSQLQRLKQVAEQYYVQSESS
- a CDS encoding pentapeptide repeat-containing protein, which gives rise to MPNLNECYRTLELRTGASLEEVSQAYKDLVFIWHPDRIPQSRERLQQKAIAKLQDLNEARDYLQSYLQRRQNLRSARRPAQKAAAAGQARAASSPAAAAGQARAASSPAPAKTTRRTAPPRTSQPSQERQSPAAKKFRQRTKATQPPASSVPKAPKAAPAQPKPSQPPAATSSPPDSAAKRAAKRWRTGRGTAPAKTAPAATKSSSRPLTPDHSGVDWQGADLQERDFSGRNLSQANLANTNLKDAFLHKVNLSGANLTNANLTRANLLQANLTQANLRGANLTGADLSGADLRGADFTGASMGIGKKVMVKLTGARLSGAIMPNGTIHT
- a CDS encoding alkaline phosphatase — protein: MFNRRQFLLTAGGAMGWVLWSDQRLPLLAQPKFSAYPFSLGVASGDPESNSVVLWTRLAPNPLSGQPIPAVAIPVQWKIATDAQMTQVIQQGTVQAVPQWGHSVHVVVENLSPGQWYWYQFQAGDEISPIGRTRTMPALESQAKQLKFAYVSCQHYEYGHYTAYQHLAQEELDLVLHLGDYIYEGKSRSGRPRQHVGPNPVDLKSYRWRYALYKSDPHLQAAHAAFPFICIWDDHEVENDYANNESQDFADPAVFRRRRQAAYQAYYEHLPLRPTAQPQGDHLQLYRRFRFGDLAEFHCLDTRQYRDDQACDQNGKGGGQVVFNCAERLDPKRSLLGFEQEDWLLDGLKNSSTGWTVIAQQMLMAELNQGIGPLAGHWTDGWDGYAATRDRIFKGITQYQPKNPVVIGGDIHSFWVTDLKSDFQDSQSPVVATEIVGTSISSRGPNPDLFTLALKVNPHIKFFESRYRGYVVCEVTPEQWTTQLRVVDQVEKPGAPVRTLASFQIKNGQPGAQKIDG
- a CDS encoding class I SAM-dependent methyltransferase; amino-acid sequence: MDSETNLSSLQLTCPICDQSSVRLFRKNSYWIRECDRCHHQFAEEQPTAKGVSQIYDGQYFQGDGPGYIDYLAEAELLQQLGQYYADRLAYYVLPGTVLDVGAAAGFILKGLMDSGWRGEGLEPNPRIAEFGQQQLGLKMTVGTLENYPTSDRFELVMMVQVIQHFYNLKLALHTASMVTKPGGYWLIETWDRSSLLARMRGQNWHAYTPPSRSHWFSPPELERLVAQYGFREVARGSPSKWMNGQYRKSVLRYQLMDKAWGKAVAQGLNLMPDQMKTPYIGGDIFWGLYQKAV